In a genomic window of Sus scrofa isolate TJ Tabasco breed Duroc chromosome 4, Sscrofa11.1, whole genome shotgun sequence:
- the VPS28 gene encoding vacuolar protein sorting-associated protein 28 homolog: protein MFHGIPATPGMGAPGNKPELYEEVKLYKNAREREKYDNMAELFAVVKTMQALEKAYIKDCVTPNEYTAACSRLLVQYKAAFRQVQGSEVSSIDEFCRKFRLDCPLAMERIKEDRPITIKDDKGNLNRCIADVVSLFITVMDKLRLEIRAMDEIQPDLRELMETMHRMSHLPPDFEGRQTVSQWLQTLSGMSASDELDDSQVRQMLFDLESAYNAFNRFLHA, encoded by the exons ATGTttcacgggatcccagccactcCTGGCATGGGAG CCCCTGGAAACAAGCCGGAGCTGTATGAG GAGGTGAAGCTGTACAAGAATGCCCGTGAGCGGGAGAA GTACGACAACATGGCCGAGCTGTTTGCAGTCGTGAAGACGATGCAGGCCCTGGAGAAGGCGTACATCAAGGACTGCGTCACCCCCAACGA GTACACTGCGGCCTGCTCCCGGCTCCTGGTCCAGTACAAAGCTGCCTTCCGGCAGGTTCAGGGCTCAGAAGTCAGCTCCATTGATGAATTCTGCCGCAAGTTCCGT CTGGACTGCCCGCTCGCCATGGAGAGGATCAAGGAGGACCGGCCCATCACCATCAAGGACGACAAGGGCAACCTCAACCGCTGCATCGCTGATGTCGTCTCG CTCTTCATCACCGTGATGGACAAGCTGCGCCTGGAGATCCGCGCCATGGACGAG ATCCAGCCGGACCTGCGGGAGCTGATGGAGACCATGCATCGCATGAGCCACCTGCCTCCCGACTTCGAGGGCCGCCAGACGGTCAGCCAGTGGCTGCAGACCCTGAGCGGCATGTCGGCCTCGGACGAGCTGGACGACTCCCAGGTGCGCCAGATGCTCTTTGACCTGGAATCGGCCTACAACGCCTTCAATCGCTTCCTGCACGCCtga